GTCCGCGAGCAACTCGACGGACTCGGCGCCACCCGAACCCGCATCGTGGTCTCGGGCGATCTCGACGAATTCGCCGTCGCCGCCCTGCGCGCCGAACCGATTGACAGCTACGGGATCGGCACGTCGCTGGTCACCGGATCGGGTGCGCCGACCGCGAACATGGTCTACAAGTTGGTCGAGGTCGACGGCGTCCCGGTGGAGAAGCGCAGCGTGCGCAAGGAATCGCACGGCGGGCGCAAGAATGCGCTGCGGCTGTCCCGCTCGACCGGAACAATCACCGAAGAGGTCGTCCATCCCGCGGGCCATCCGCCGCCGCACACCGAGCCGTCGCGCGCGCTGACCGTCCCACTGGTCCGCGGCGGCGAGACGGTCGCGACGACGGATCTGGGCGCGGCGCGCGGCCTGGTGGCATCGGGCTTGCGAAGCTTGCCGTGGGAGGGTCTGATGTTGTCGCACGGCGACCCGGCGATTCCCACCACTCAGATCCCAGCCCGACGTCCGCCGGCCGACAACCAGGAGTAGCCACGTCCGAGGATGCGCCGACGCCCGCACGGCAACTGCTGGCCTCCGCGGTGGCAGCGCTCGGCGGCAGTGAACGCAGCGGCCAACTCGACATGGCCGTCGCCGTCGCGCACGCCTTCGAATCCGGCGAACACCTCGCCGTGCAGGCGGGCACCGGCACCGGAAAGTCGTTGGCGTACCTGGTGCCCGCGATCGAGCGCGCGGTGTCCGACAACGCCCCGGTGGTGGTGTCGACGGCGACGATCGCCCTGCAACGCCAGTTGGTCAATCGCGATCTCCCCCAGCTGGTCGATGCGTTGGCCGACGCACTCCCGCGCAAGCCGAGCTTCGCGTTGCTCAAGGGGCGGCAGAACTACTTGTGCCTCAACAAGATCCACAATGGCTCGGCCGCGGACGCCGGTGACGAGCCGCAGGAGTTGTTCCGGCCCCAGGCGGCGTCGGCGCTGGGTCGCGAGGTGGTCCGGCTGACCGAATGGGCGTCGGAGACCGACACCGGCGACCGCGACGACCTGAAGCCCGGTGTCGCCGACCGGTCGTGGGGCCAGGTGAGCGTGTCGGCGCGGGAATGCCTCGGGATGGCCCGCTGCCCGTTCGGTACCGACTGCTTCTCCGAAAAGGCAAGGGGCAAGGCCGGCCTCGCCGATGTCGTCGTCACCAACCACGCGCTGCTCGCCATCAACGCCGTCGCCGACTCCGCGGTGCTGCCCGAGCATCACCTGCTGGTGGTCGACGAGGCACACGACCTAGTCGACCGGGTCACCGCGGTGGCCACCGGCGAGATCACCGCGACCTCGCTCGGCATCGCGTCGCGACGCATCGCGGGGCTGGTCGAGCCCGAACTCCTGCAGCGCTGGGAACGCATGTCGGGCAGCTTCATCACGTTCATCCAGAACGCGTCGGCCGGCCGGATGGACCGCCTGGACGACGAACTCGCCACGCAGCTGACCGCGCTGCGCGATGCGGCCACCGCGGCCCGCTCGACCATCGACACCTCCCCCACCGACCCCAAGGCCGCGGCGGCCCGCTCCGACGCGGTGGCCAGCCTGGCCGAAATCGCCGACACGGCAACGCGAATACTCTCGTCGTTCGGACCCGCGATCGCCGACCGCACCGACGTGGTGTGGCTAGACCACGAGGAGAGCCGCGGGTCGACGCGAACGTTTCTTCGCATCGCGCCGCTGTCGGTGGCCGGCCTGCTGCGCACCCGGTTGTTCGCCGACGCCACCGCGGTGCTGACGTCGGCGACGCTCACCGTCGGCGGCTCGTTCGATGCGATGGCCCAGGCCTGGGGGCTGGCCGACAGCGAAAAGCCATGGCGCGGAATGGATGTCGGATCACCCTTCCAGCACGCCAAGTCGGGCATCCTCTACGTCGCGGCGCAGCTGCCGCCGCCGGGCCGCGACGGCACCGGCACCGCCGAGCAGCTGACCGAGATCGCCGAACTCATCACCGCGGCGGGCGGGCGGACGCTCGGGCTGTTCTCGTCGATGCGCGCGGCCCGCGCGGCTGCCGACGCGATGGCCGGGCGGCTGTCGACACCGGTGTTGTGTCAGGGCGACGACACCACCGGCACGCTGGTAGAGAAGTTCGCCGCGGACCCGTCGACGTCGCTGTTCGGCACGCTGTCGCTGTGGCAGGGCGTCGACGTGCCCGGCCCGTCGCTGTCGCTGGTGATCATCGACCGCATCCCGTTTCCGCGGCCCGACGATCCGCTGCTGTCGGCACGACAGCGGGCGGTGGCCGCCGCCGGCGGCAACGGCTTCATGGCGGTTGCGGCCAGCCATGCCGCGCTACTGCTGGCCCAAGGGGCGGGCCGGCTGCTGCGCGGCATCGATGACCGCGGCGTGGTCGCGGTGCTCGACTCGCGGATGGCGACCGCGCGCTACGGCGGCTACCTGCGCGCGTCGCTGCCGCCGTTCTGGGCGACCACCGATCCCGCCGCCGTGCGCGCAGCGCTGGAGCGGCTGACTCAAGCCTGATTGCCCACCTCCTCAGCGGGCCGTCCCGGCCCGCATCGTCGGCGCGGCTAAGCCAGCGTGACCAGACCCAGCTCGGCCCCGGACGCCAGCATCGGGTGGCGCGGCAACACCCGCACGGTGTAGCCGACCGAGCCGGCGACCGGCAGCGGCGTTGTCGTCGCGAACACATGGTCTCCGCCGGAAGCAGTTCCGGTGTAAGGCATGTCGACCGTGACGGGTTCCACCAGCACGTCGCCGGTTTCCACCCGGCCGACGACCGCCTGGACGGTGACCTCGTCGGGCCGCAGCCCGGCCAGCTGGACGGTCGCGGTCAGCGTCAGCTTCGACCCGAGGATCGGCGTATCGGGCAGCCCGGTGCTGTCGACGTCGGTGACGCGGATGTTCGGCCACTCGTCGAACGCGCGCCGCCGGTAGGCCGCCAGCTCGCGGGCCGGGTCGAAGGCGGCCTGGCCATCACCGTCGACGGCGACGGTCCGGCGCAGCGACTCGGCCGCTGGCAGGTAATAGCCCTCGGTGTAGTCGCGAACCATCCTGGACGCCAACACTTTCGGACCAAGCGTCTCCAGCGTGTGGCGGACCATCTCGATCCACCGGCGCGGCACGCCGTGCTCGTCGCGCTCGTAGAACTTCGGCGCGACCGACTTCTGCAGCAGGTCGTAGAGCGCCGCGGCCTCCAGGTCGTCACGGCGTTCCTCGTCGGCGACGCCGGAGGCCGACGGGATGGCCCAGCCGTTCTCGCCGTCGTACCACTCGTCCCACCAGCCGTCGAGGATCGACAGGTTCAGCCCGCCGTTGAGCGCGCTCTTCATCCCCGATGTGCCGCACGCCTCGAGCGGGCGCAGCGGGTTGTTCAGCCAGACATCACACCCCCAATACAGCAGCCGGGCCATCGACATGTCGTAGTCCGGCAGGAATGCGATGCGGTGCCGCACCTCGGGCCGGTCGGCGAATTGGACCACCTGCTGGATCAGCGCCTTGCCGCCGTCGTCGGCCGGGTGCGACTTGCCCGCGACGATCAACTGGATCGGCCGGTCCTCATTGAGCAGCAGCTGCTCGAGCCGCTCCGGGTCGCGCAGCATCAGCGTCAGGCGTTTGTAGGTCGGCACCCGCCGGGCGAAGCCGATCGTCAACACATCGGGGTCGAAAGCCGAAGAGATCCAACCCAATTCGGCCTCCGGGGCTCCGCGCACCAGCCATGACCGGTGCATGCGCGCCCGTACGTCCTCCACCAGCAACGCGCGCAGCTGGGACCGGATCCACCAGAGGTGGCCGCCGTCGACCTCGTTGACTCGCAGCCACACACCGGGGTCGGCGAAGTCCTCCGACCCGGCCAACTCCTGCCCGAGTTGCAGCCATTGCGGTGCCGCCCAGGTGCGGGCGTGGACGCCGTTGGTGATCGATCCGATCGGCACCTCGCCGGCGTCGAAGCCGGCCCACAGCTCGTTGAACATGTCACGGCTGACTTCGCCGTGCAGCAGCGAAACCCCGTTGGCGCGCTGGGCAAGTCGCAGGCCCATGTGGGCCATGTTGAACTTCTCCGGGTCGTCCTCGGCACCGAGCGCCAGGATGCGACCCACCGGCACGCCGGGCAGCAGCACCGAGCCGGCGGCGACACCGGCGCCGTCGGTGGGGCTGCCGGCGAAGTAGCGCTGCACCATTTCTACCGGGAATCGGTCGATGCCGGCGGGCACCGGGGTGTGGGTGGTGAACACGGTGCTGGATCGCACCACGGTCAGCGCGGTGTCGAAATCCAGACCGGCGTCGACGAGTTCGCGGATGCGCTCGGCACCGAGGAAGCCGGCGTGGCCCTCGTTCATGTGGAACACCTCGGGCGCGGGCAGGCCCTCGATCGCGGTGTACGCGCGGATGGCGCGCACGCCGCCGATGCCGGCCAGGATCTCCTGCTGCATCCGGTGTTCCTGGTCGCCGCCGTAGAGCCGGTCGGTGACGCCGCGCATCTCGTGCTCGTTCTCGGGGATGTCGGAATCCAACAGCAGCAGCGGCACCCGACCGACCTGGGCGACCCAGATCCGCGCCCGCAGCGACCCCGACTCGGGCAGCGCCAACTCGACCAGCGCCGGCGCCCCCTCGGCATCGGTGAGCAGACGCAGCGGCAGGCCGGCCGGATCCAGCGAGGGGTAGTCCTCGTGCTGCCAGCCGTCCGCGGTCAGCGACTGCCGGAAGTACCCGGACCGGTAGTACAAGCCGACCGCGATCAGCGGCAGCCCCAGATCAGACGCCGCCTTGAGGTGGTCACCCGCGAGGATTCCCAATCCGCCTGAGTAATTCGGCAGCACCTCTGCGACGCCGAACTCCATCGAGAAGTACGCGATGCCGTTGGGCATGGCGGTGCCGTTGCTCTGCTGCTGCTGGTACCACTGCGGACGACTGAGGTAGTCGGTCAGTTCGGCGGCCAGCCGGTCGAGCCAGTCCAGGAAGCCGTTGTCGACGGCCAATTCGTCCAGCCGCGCTGGGCTGACCGCCCCCAGCAGGGCCACCGGGTCCTGCCCGCACTGGGCCCACAGCGCCGGGTCGATCGCCGCGAAGAGATCCTGCGTCGGTTTGTCCCACGACCATCGCAGGTTGGTGGACAACAGTTCCAGCGCCGCCAGGCGTTCCGGAAGATGGGCACGGACCGTGAACCGACGGAGTGCTTTCACGCGTCATTACCTTACTGACGCGTGGGCAGGTTTCGCCGCTCAAACAACTCGCTCGACCCGACCTCGGGTGTGGTCCGACACTACGGTGGGTATTGGGCGCAGAGAGTTTTCGAAGACGCGCAGGTCGCGGTTCGGCCGCGCCCAGGACGACAACCGACTAGCTCAGAAGGAGTATCGGTGCCCGGTCGTGTCGAGATCGATGACGTCGCGCCCGTCGTTTCGTGCGGTGCCTATCCGGCAAAAGCCGTCGTCGGCGAGGTGGTTCCAGTGCGCGCGGCGGTGTGGCGCGAAGGCCACGACGCGGTGGCCGCCACCTTGGTGGTGCGCTACCTGGGGCCGCGCTACCCGCAGGTGGGCGAGACGCGGCGGCTGAAGGCGGTCGCCGCTCCGGCGGCAGCCGAGCCGGCCACCCTGCCGGCGGTGCGGGTCAAGCCGCTGCACCTGCCGATGGCGCCCGACGGCCTCGAGGCGTACGTCTTCCACGGCGCGTTCACCCCGGACACCGTCGGACTATGGACCTATCGGGTCGACGGCTGGGGCGACCCGATCCACACCTGGCGGCACGCGATCGAGGCCAAGCTCGACGCCGGCCAGGGCGAGACCGAGCTGTCCAACGACCTGCTGGTCGGCGCGCAACTATTCGAACGCGCCGCCACCGGGGTGCCCCGCGCCCGTCGGGAGCCGCTGTTGAAGGCGGCCGCGGCGCTGCGCACCCCCGGCGACCCGGTGCCCCGCGCCGCGCTGGCGCTGACGCCGGAGATCGATGCGCTGCTGTCGCAGTATCCGTTGCGCGAGCTGGTAACCCGCGGCGAGCAGTACGGCGTCTGGGTCGACCGGCCGTTGGCGCGGTTCGGGTCGTGGTATGAGCTGTTCCCGCGCTCGACCGGCGGATGGGACGCCAAGGGCAGCCCAGTGCACGGCACGTTCGCGACCGCGGCGGCGGCGCTGCCACGGGTCGCGCAGATGGGCTTCGACGTCGTCTACCTGCCACCCATTCATCCGATCGGCAAGGTGCACCGCAAGGGCCGCAACAACACCGCGACCGCCGCGCCCGGCGACGTCGGCTCGCCGTGGGCGATCGGCAGCGACGAGGGTGGCCACGACGCAGTGCATCCGGCACTGGGCACGATCGCCGATTTCGACAAGTTCGTCGACGCCGCCGACGAACTGGGCCTGGAGGTCGCGCTCGATCTCGCCCTGCAGTGCGCGCCGGATCACCCGTGGGCCAAGGACCACCGGCAGTGGTTCACCGAGCTACCGGACGGCACCATCGCCTATGCGGAGAACCCGCCGAAGAAGTATCAGGACATCTACCCGATCAACTTCGACAACGACCCGGCGGGCCTCTACGACGAGGTGCTGCGGGTGGTGCGGTATTGGATGGACCACGGCGTCAAGATCTTTCGCGTCGACAACCCCCACACCAAGCCGCCCAACTTCTGGGCGTGGTTGATCGCTCAGGCCAAGGCGGCCGATCCCGACGTGCTGTTCCTGTCCGAGGCGTTCACCCCGCCCGCACGCCAATACGGTTTGGCCAAGCTGGGATTCACGCAGTCCTACACCTACTTCACCTGGCGGACGTCGAAGTGGGAGCTCACCGAGTTCGGCGAGCAGATTCCTGAGATCGCCGACTACCGGCGGCCCAACCTGTTCGTGAACACCCCCGATATCCTGCACGCCAGCCTGCAGCACAACGGGCCGGGCATGTTCGCGATCCGGGCGGTGCTGGCCTCGACCCTGAGCCCCACCTGGGGGGTGTATTCCGGCTACGA
The sequence above is a segment of the Candidatus Mycobacterium wuenschmannii genome. Coding sequences within it:
- a CDS encoding ATP-dependent DNA helicase, translated to MAVAVAHAFESGEHLAVQAGTGTGKSLAYLVPAIERAVSDNAPVVVSTATIALQRQLVNRDLPQLVDALADALPRKPSFALLKGRQNYLCLNKIHNGSAADAGDEPQELFRPQAASALGREVVRLTEWASETDTGDRDDLKPGVADRSWGQVSVSARECLGMARCPFGTDCFSEKARGKAGLADVVVTNHALLAINAVADSAVLPEHHLLVVDEAHDLVDRVTAVATGEITATSLGIASRRIAGLVEPELLQRWERMSGSFITFIQNASAGRMDRLDDELATQLTALRDAATAARSTIDTSPTDPKAAAARSDAVASLAEIADTATRILSSFGPAIADRTDVVWLDHEESRGSTRTFLRIAPLSVAGLLRTRLFADATAVLTSATLTVGGSFDAMAQAWGLADSEKPWRGMDVGSPFQHAKSGILYVAAQLPPPGRDGTGTAEQLTEIAELITAAGGRTLGLFSSMRAARAAADAMAGRLSTPVLCQGDDTTGTLVEKFAADPSTSLFGTLSLWQGVDVPGPSLSLVIIDRIPFPRPDDPLLSARQRAVAAAGGNGFMAVAASHAALLLAQGAGRLLRGIDDRGVVAVLDSRMATARYGGYLRASLPPFWATTDPAAVRAALERLTQA
- the glgP gene encoding alpha-glucan family phosphorylase, which gives rise to MKALRRFTVRAHLPERLAALELLSTNLRWSWDKPTQDLFAAIDPALWAQCGQDPVALLGAVSPARLDELAVDNGFLDWLDRLAAELTDYLSRPQWYQQQQSNGTAMPNGIAYFSMEFGVAEVLPNYSGGLGILAGDHLKAASDLGLPLIAVGLYYRSGYFRQSLTADGWQHEDYPSLDPAGLPLRLLTDAEGAPALVELALPESGSLRARIWVAQVGRVPLLLLDSDIPENEHEMRGVTDRLYGGDQEHRMQQEILAGIGGVRAIRAYTAIEGLPAPEVFHMNEGHAGFLGAERIRELVDAGLDFDTALTVVRSSTVFTTHTPVPAGIDRFPVEMVQRYFAGSPTDGAGVAAGSVLLPGVPVGRILALGAEDDPEKFNMAHMGLRLAQRANGVSLLHGEVSRDMFNELWAGFDAGEVPIGSITNGVHARTWAAPQWLQLGQELAGSEDFADPGVWLRVNEVDGGHLWWIRSQLRALLVEDVRARMHRSWLVRGAPEAELGWISSAFDPDVLTIGFARRVPTYKRLTLMLRDPERLEQLLLNEDRPIQLIVAGKSHPADDGGKALIQQVVQFADRPEVRHRIAFLPDYDMSMARLLYWGCDVWLNNPLRPLEACGTSGMKSALNGGLNLSILDGWWDEWYDGENGWAIPSASGVADEERRDDLEAAALYDLLQKSVAPKFYERDEHGVPRRWIEMVRHTLETLGPKVLASRMVRDYTEGYYLPAAESLRRTVAVDGDGQAAFDPARELAAYRRRAFDEWPNIRVTDVDSTGLPDTPILGSKLTLTATVQLAGLRPDEVTVQAVVGRVETGDVLVEPVTVDMPYTGTASGGDHVFATTTPLPVAGSVGYTVRVLPRHPMLASGAELGLVTLA
- a CDS encoding alpha-1,4-glucan--maltose-1-phosphate maltosyltransferase — encoded protein: MPGRVEIDDVAPVVSCGAYPAKAVVGEVVPVRAAVWREGHDAVAATLVVRYLGPRYPQVGETRRLKAVAAPAAAEPATLPAVRVKPLHLPMAPDGLEAYVFHGAFTPDTVGLWTYRVDGWGDPIHTWRHAIEAKLDAGQGETELSNDLLVGAQLFERAATGVPRARREPLLKAAAALRTPGDPVPRAALALTPEIDALLSQYPLRELVTRGEQYGVWVDRPLARFGSWYELFPRSTGGWDAKGSPVHGTFATAAAALPRVAQMGFDVVYLPPIHPIGKVHRKGRNNTATAAPGDVGSPWAIGSDEGGHDAVHPALGTIADFDKFVDAADELGLEVALDLALQCAPDHPWAKDHRQWFTELPDGTIAYAENPPKKYQDIYPINFDNDPAGLYDEVLRVVRYWMDHGVKIFRVDNPHTKPPNFWAWLIAQAKAADPDVLFLSEAFTPPARQYGLAKLGFTQSYTYFTWRTSKWELTEFGEQIPEIADYRRPNLFVNTPDILHASLQHNGPGMFAIRAVLASTLSPTWGVYSGYELFEGRAVAEGSEEYLDSEKYELRPRDFAGALAAGRSLEPFIARLNSIRRLHPALQQLRNVTFHAIDNDALLAYSKFDPITGDCVLVVVTLNAFGPEDATLWLDMGALGMEHHERFWVRDEITGEEYQWGAANYVRLDPGHAVAHVINMPLIPSESRIKLQRRR